The following proteins are encoded in a genomic region of Chloracidobacterium sp.:
- a CDS encoding anthranilate synthase component I family protein: MTPTGRKKLVTAVDTMAADLLTPLAVYLILSAKSERSFLLESVEGGKALARYSFIGSEPESVAAGGKEAFEQVRAQVEEYFVEAAADLPSFIGGAIGYLGFDACEWFDQGIKPAETDGECAFMFYRTVVAFDHARQLIKIISLAEEGDIDAAEQRNSKVREALLSAGLSAAALAPNAAAADDVPRITSNWARHDLEAAVEAVKEMILAGECYQVVLSQCFTRPTTADAVSIYRALRSINPSPYMFLLDLGDKQIIGASPEMLLRVTGRKIEYRPIAGTRRRGASADEDARLAEEMRKDPKEVSEHMMLVDLGRNDLGRVSEYGSVSVDSLMHVEKYSHVQHLVSSVSATLRNGLDRFDALAACFPAGTVSGAPKVRSIEIIRELEPDRRGVYAGTVGYFDHSGNLDACIAIRTVVLQNGVARIQAGAGIVADSVPSSEYEETVNKAKGILRAIDIAEGRQ; encoded by the coding sequence ATGACACCAACCGGCCGAAAAAAACTTGTAACAGCCGTGGACACAATGGCGGCCGACCTCCTGACACCGCTTGCCGTGTATCTGATACTCTCAGCTAAGAGCGAACGTTCCTTCTTGCTCGAATCCGTTGAAGGCGGTAAAGCGCTCGCTCGTTATTCATTCATTGGCTCTGAACCCGAGAGTGTGGCCGCAGGCGGCAAGGAAGCGTTCGAGCAAGTGCGGGCTCAAGTAGAAGAATACTTCGTCGAAGCCGCTGCCGATCTTCCTTCATTCATCGGCGGGGCTATCGGCTATCTCGGATTTGACGCCTGCGAGTGGTTCGATCAAGGAATTAAGCCCGCCGAAACTGACGGTGAATGTGCGTTCATGTTCTATCGGACGGTTGTGGCGTTCGACCACGCAAGACAGTTGATCAAGATCATCTCGCTTGCCGAAGAAGGTGATATCGATGCCGCAGAACAAAGAAATTCAAAAGTACGCGAGGCACTGCTCTCGGCCGGCCTTTCGGCCGCCGCGCTCGCACCCAACGCAGCGGCAGCCGATGATGTCCCGCGGATAACATCGAATTGGGCACGTCATGACCTTGAGGCGGCCGTTGAAGCGGTAAAAGAAATGATCCTTGCGGGCGAATGTTATCAAGTCGTTCTTTCGCAGTGCTTTACACGCCCAACGACCGCTGATGCGGTCAGTATTTATCGCGCATTACGTTCAATAAACCCATCGCCGTATATGTTCCTTCTCGATCTCGGCGATAAGCAGATCATCGGAGCCTCGCCCGAAATGCTTCTACGAGTTACCGGTCGAAAGATAGAATATCGGCCCATCGCCGGCACTCGCCGCCGCGGTGCTTCTGCCGATGAGGACGCACGCCTTGCCGAAGAAATGCGGAAGGACCCGAAAGAGGTCTCAGAGCACATGATGCTTGTCGATCTCGGTCGCAACGATCTGGGCCGCGTCTCTGAGTACGGCTCGGTCTCCGTCGATTCTCTAATGCATGTAGAAAAATATTCGCACGTTCAGCATTTGGTAAGTTCGGTTTCGGCAACGCTCCGTAACGGCCTCGACCGTTTCGATGCACTTGCAGCCTGCTTTCCGGCCGGAACCGTCTCCGGAGCTCCGAAGGTACGTTCGATCGAGATAATTCGTGAGCTTGAGCCTGATCGGCGCGGCGTCTATGCAGGCACGGTCGGATACTTCGACCATTCGGGAAATCTTGATGCTTGCATCGCCATACGCACTGTAGTGCTGCAGAATGGCGTAGCACGCATCCAGGCCGGAGCCGGGATCGTCGCGGATTCAGTCCCGTCGTCGGAATACGAAGAAACAGTCAATAAGGCAAAAGGCATCTTACGGGCAATAGACATTGCGGAGGGCCGGCAATGA